The Phlebotomus papatasi isolate M1 chromosome 3, Ppap_2.1, whole genome shotgun sequence genomic sequence tcaatcgTTCTTAAGCTTTTAACGTTCTTGAGATGTTGAAGTATTTGTGTATGTAAAATATATAGTTAGTCATCGATACGGCACTGCCAAAGGGGATGGAATGGTATACAAAACACTCTTCGGAGGGCTGGAAGAGGGCTCTATAGTCACACTTCATTCGAAGTGGTGTGCAGCCTTAGGGAGGAGTTCCTTGTCACACACAATAGATTGCATTTGCCCAAAAGTGCCCGCAAGAGGATCATCATCTTAAAAATCAACATCACTCAGTGGAAGTCGGTTAGTCAATCCTTGACATTAGTTCAGTTAACATCGTGATCATGAAGAGTACTCGAGAGTTATCGCCTCCTCAGACATATTCACGCCTCTTTCGGCCCTGGGATGGAGACAAGTCTACTTCCCTTAAGGGCAAAGAACAGGATAAGTTAAAAAGACTTTGTGATGTGGGTGTTAAGTCAGAAAATGTGGTACAATCTGTGAATGGGCACAAAGACCCATCTACTGTGCAAGTGGATCCAACATTAGAGTATCAACAATTACACGGATATGCGAACTGCCAGCAATTTCTAGACTATCAGGATTGTTATGGAATGGTACCTATCTTTGATCCTCTAACCCGCTGTATGATGGAACAAGAATATGCCAGGGTAATTGCTGAGGATGCacagacaaaaattttaaatttacgcCGCCAAcgtccaaaaaaatttaaatgtccCCACTGCGATGTTGCATTTTCCAACAATGGTCAACTGAAAGGGCACATTCGTATCCATACAGGTAATTTCTCACTCCTCCAACATCTTCAACAAAAAAGATTACTCTTAGCAAACATAAATTGAGAAGGCAAATTTAACTTACAGGTGAGAGACCATTCAAATGTGACGATTCGAATTGTGGCAAAACGTTTACCCGGAACGAAGAATTGACGAGACACAAAAGGATTCACACAGGCCTTCGTCCCTTCGCATGCACAGTGTGTGGGAAAAAATTTGGTCGACGAGATCATTTGAAGAAGCACACGAAGATCCATTTCGCACCTGAGAGACTCTTCCCATCCACTGTCTTCCTGCCCTATACATTTCTGCCAACATACTGAAGATACCTTGTCTTTGTTCATCATTCCTGAAGTCAGTCCtctgtaaataattttatacaattAAGGAACAAATTTAAGGAATGTGGTACATCCTATAAAGATAGGTGAAAAGAGTGTTCAGATTTATTTTAGGCATCTCTTgggccaataaaaaaaacaccgcAGGAAGAAATCATACTGTTCCAAAGAGAAATTTTGTGTGAATTTTTTGATGAGAAGGATGAGAGGTATATTCTTTGTTTTAATTTGTTATATACTCTGTGACTGCAATtataaatagggggaagtgggacacctttaaattggggcaCGTTTAAAATTGGTCTGTTCCTATTATTTATGAATGGAACTAGATCTTATcattatataatttagcttcagaaatcaattgtgaagctataaataaaaatatggtaaggctcagtttcatttaaagtagaaaatgaccaattttaaaggtgtcccacttccctctaGTGATTGAAGACACAAAAGAGTTCACCAGAGTAGTTTGTaataaagtttgtcaaaattaaagcattaaagTTTTCATTCGGTACCTATTCatcaatttgaataaataaaatcgaatcaatattattttaaaaattaaatacaatgctatttcataaatatttctgagtggaaaatgcccgaaaatatttcattggtccttcataaaaaaaattaattgacgaTTGTATGAGAAATCAAGACTTGTAAAATacaaaaaggaaaaacaaaagagTATAAAGTTATACAATTTATTATAACTTTGTAAATAGGTGTTTGAAACGCAAAATATAATAGAAATGGAAGAAAATTAAGTAAAgtttatttcatcaatttctggtTCCAAGTATATTCTTTCTCACGCTCCCTCTTACTACTTTACTTTGGTGATTTGTTGGACGATGAGAAAATGTCGTGGTGAAAGGGCTCACTTGGGGAATGATTTCTGGTTTGTCGTATTAAGCTGAATTGACCTCTCAGTGGGACATTTAGAAGGAAATGTGAGAATCCCGACTCAACTACCCGATGTGCCAATAAATTGTCCATTCCATTAATGGCAATTGACTGTCCTCGTAATTAATATAAATACTCCCATCAAGTCCCTCTTATATGCTTTTCACCTCAATTCCAAGATTGAAATGTGTATCTGCACGATGACAATGCGCGACCAACAATGACCTACTTCCGGTCAAATCGCTGAGGGTTTTCACATTCAACTTTCCATCGCAAAATGCACTTTTGCATCGTTCTCGAGAGGGAAAAGATAGATAAAAGTGACTATTTCCGATTTATCATTCGAAATgggattgaattgaattgacgAGTCAGAGGAAATCTTCACATCCTTGGGATCTTGTCTCATAATTTCGCCATCGATCACTCTTGGCTTATGAACACAAAGAAGTGCATTGAGGATATTTTTGggtgaaaaagtgatttttattgGAAATGTTGCACAATTCCATCAATAATAGGTTGTGGTCTCATCAATCTTGGACGATGTGACATCGAAACGCGAATTCATTGCAATCAAATTACATTGTAGGGCTCCTAAATTttggaaatacattttttttctatggaaTATAGTTGAGAGATAGTCTCAAAAACGTTAAATTGAATCTCCAATGGCGTGTAAACCAATTCAGGCCACAGATTTTTATCTTTGgagttttaaaaaggttttcaaACACCAGAAAACTATCTATGATAAAATAACATACATGATAAATTTATGtgcaattataaaaataaactgaaataAATTAAGGTGAGTAATAAATAAGTATTCACTAaagcataataataataatgctggcacaacattccattaaAGAATAAGGCCTTCCCGGAAGGAGATTTTtgtagacatgcattattattttttcttgtacgggatgaggttgtcagtcatTTCCGTGGAATCAAGAGcatcactggatgcaatccgaaaaCTTTTAACGCCAGataaattcctggtgacctaaaggggattagAACCCGTGACACTtgtatcatagagcgagtacatCCTCTACAAATTGATCCATTGAGTGCCAACATTTAAACTAAAGCATTTAAACACTGaactaaaacatttaaaaactgaaaatttcgtctcctgaaaagttgtcaaaaggaagttacgacaaatgcttaTTTAAGTAACGAATATTTTGGAAAGTAAAAGTGTAAAACTACATACAGacatgttttaaattaattcagaagttgatatataataaaaaattctatatttcatggttttaaatatttattgatgatctaatgttttaatatttatgattttctcGGACGCGCCTTACAACATACATAATGAAATACTCAATTAAActgttattaaaataaaatttcattagtgAATTTAACACAGTGCTTGATTATTTTTTCAGCCCTACAATTTAATATACTCTtactcataaattaattttagtaattgATAACATTTTCTATAACCAAATGAAAATAAATGtggttaaaataaatttggtgtTTGTGTGTTTCCAAATACAtacattaattaaattgaaacaaACCAacaaattaattgaatattttgaaagaaCAAATGCAATGAATTTGAGAGCAAAATTGTAGCCTTTATAACTAATAAACTATTGAACATTCTTCAAAAAAGGATaccatacagaaaaaaattattatatgagAGTGTTTCACGAAATTTCTTTTATATCTGAATTTGTGGTAAGTATATTATAATTAGTAGgtactttttatattttgagatTAGAACCCTATAAAGGTCTTGATATATAATTTTAAGGTTATTTATTTGGAATATTAAagcaccactgtagtcaaattAGTATAAAAATCATCTAAAAATGGAAATTTCCTTAGCAGCATATGGTCGTTAAAGAGCACGTGCTAATCCTTTTATTGCTTTCATCTCAATCCATCATATGACGTCAAAAACGTGAGAGATTTACCAAAACTAGAGAATCAATATAGTTAACCTTGCTCGAACTCACCAGAGAGACGAATAGCTTAGATCTAACCCAATATATGATTATTTCTTTATTCTATTAAGTAGTATAACAAACTAAAAATTGAACCTTGTTCGCTTACCATGTTTCCTCGTTTATAAACAAATTGTCTACTATGTGGATTTTTAATCAAGcttgttaaaataaatttatttttttcctttcagtGAGTTAATGATTTATAATCATAGTATAAATGCACGGATTTTTGACGTGGTTCAGAAATAATAttcttattaattaaatattatattctaAATGGATAACAGACGGCGATGGCGTTTCTTAGAAAGTGACGCTCTGTGTGACTATGGGGTGGTTCTAATTCTAACTACTCCCCACTTATATGTGTTTGTCCACCAGCTCATGTATCTTGTGAGACAAGAGATTTAACGACGGCTAATTTTTCCGCTAtgacgtggcccgtttctgTGCAAAACATGTACAATCATTTTTATGCTTTGACTCGACTATTAATAttgtattaattaaatttagatttataaTCTTTATAATCCTTTATCAGACTCAATCTTCGTTTATAAGAATAATTATTCCTCACTTTCCAGATACCATTTGGCATTCGTAACCTTTGGTAAGTAATATGCACtttgatgttaattttacattttactaAAAATGTTGCAGCAATGTCACATAGTATATCTGCTTGTCCTGTAACGAGGCGAAATGCTAACATAGCTTAAAGAAAGTGACTTTGAGTCGTTGGAAGACTGTCCTTAAATTAACGGTCGAATCATTGATCTTACATTAGATAAGATAGATCTTTTTTCCATTGCACCTCACTAACTCTTCAAAATCTATAATTTCAGGGACAATATTATAAATGTCTCAAACgtcttttcttatttttagttTCAGATGTGTTTTAGAGGTTATGCAAACATTTCTTCTACGCCGGTATACCAATTATCTCTCTCAATTATCTCTCATGAAAGATTGAATATTTCTTGTAAAACGGGACAAGTTAGATTTAGTTAGCGATAGCTCGGGTTATGTTCTAGTTCCAAtatgataaattatttttatagaaatttacatACTAGGGGAAGGTGCGTTGCCTTCGGAGGATTTAAGCTtcacataattatttttttcgaatgtgttataaattaatttggacCATTTATtgcagctcttccggtgttcgccagagaattcgtttctttttcaaaatgaaagacTTCGAATTCTTACCATGGTAAAAATTCGAagtctttcattttctttttatcttttcAACTACGTAGAACTGGCAAGATACACATTGAATTGGAccttttataatattgtattttaatatctagtccaatgcctcaaattttcagaaaagtgctatgggtgaaatccacaagcatcatagagaaaaattgagttgtccgaaggtagcacgctttacTCTACTTCTAACGTTTATTTGAACAAGTTTAACGTAggtaataatatattttattctatGGATACTAAATCAATTGTGATGGAATAGCATGAAAATATAGAGATTGAGCATACCGCGAAGTCTGAAATGTTTTGCCACCACTTTTTTCAATACAACACAGAAAACTTAAAATCACCAGGCTTTCAACCAGATTCTTTGAAAGACAGAAAATGATTTGTGCAACTCTAAATAACTTACAATCAAACGTAGGTGGATACATAACGATGGACTTTTCTATTGTCTTCCATTGGTATGTCTTCAGGTGTGCAATCTACAAAAGGACATTCCTCCTCACGCGTTTTCAACATTCTCCAACCCCGAAAATCAAACAAACAATCAACATGatgttaaaaaaatgtatgtCCTCTGGGAATATAAATAGTTGTTTCGGCAAACAGTGAAAAGACCTAGAGGATTTTTGTGAAGTAGCCGCACTCCTTTTGTATCATGCTCCTGTGGGTAAGTCAATTGAGTGGATGAACCATGGCGGTGACTTTGAGCAACGTTGCGGGAGTTGATTCTTGAAGGACTATACGATGAAAAGGGTGGTGACACATTTAACAGCACACaattgcaatatctgcaaaagtcATATTTCAATTCCTAAAATGGTCTTGATGTTAAAAGAAATTGGCAAAGAGACCTCTAAATGAAAATCTCACCATGATTAATTCGTTTAGCAGGGTGATGGCGAGAAAATGGGACTTTTATGTGAGTTCATCTTCAATCATTGAGATTATACGACATTATACAGAGGTATTTCAACAGTGatataaaatatgaataaagGCAATGCgtgataaattcaatttgaacgCTTTACAACCCAACTTATTTAAGAATATTGAGCGTGAAAAATTTGCGGAAATAATTGGAATGAGGAGTCAATTGACATGGAACTTGGTCTATTAAGGAAACTCTGGTGTGGCCACaagttgaatttaaattcaaaaatttatgagAGCTTCATAGAATTCATTGGATCGCTGTGAGGGTTGATGTTATATAGAGAATGGGAGGAATATTGTTCAATTTTTCCCCCAATATCACCCATTTAATCTGCTCTACTATGTGTCTCTTCTtcaccagaaaaaaaatattcataaacaGATAGACTTTTGGGAAATTCGTATTCTTCCATGGCAGACAAAAATTCATACATGACGACCATTAAATGGCGGTACGACAAAGAGTGCAGAGATCtgttaataattattatttatggcGAATGATTGTTGACAAAACCGCATCAGTATAAATTCAATTGAGGGTTTCCCATCGATGTGACTTTTGAGGCGCGCAATAGGGGTTTGCCCCCAGGAGGAATGCTATGTATACAATTTATCTGTAAAGTATAGTTACAAATGTGAGTGTTATTCACATACCTCGAAAATATTCGCACCCTGCaagaattgaattttccttCTCCGGCCGTTCATTTTACAGGAAAAGGAAAAATGAGAAAGGACAAAACTCTATGAATTCACTGTCACCGTATGAGGATTTTTATATAATATCTTACCAATACCATTCATCTCCCCCATTCAATCGGCAGACTTTTTTGTGAATGAGTAATTGTATCTCACCTTCAATAGTGTCAAGAGTGAGCAAAGTGATGACAATAAGTAGCAATCATTACCTGCCTCTTCATGCATAATCCGATTACTGTACACTGAGAGAGGACAGAGAAGCCTGGTCAAATGGTGAGTTTGTCCTTTTACATTTTACAATGTGCATACAAAACACCCTAGACATAGAGTCGACAGTATATGTAGTTCcactaataaatataaaaaggtTTCACACATGAAAGAAAATAGGCAAACTTaaaggaatatttcaaaattaaacgtgataatttcaaatttatataCTTATTACAAGTTCTATATACTTCATttgtattattataaatttaatattgaatgttaaatttttattaataataaagtaaaaggtatagaaagttgaaataaaaGGAAAGACTTTTTTTCTGTTGACAGATCAGAAAATGTCCTGTTTCAAATATGCAATAACCATAAAAGAATAGTTAGTTAACATTGAATATTATTAAGTCATAATGaatcttaaaaagaaattatttgggTTTAATTATACCTTTTCACCCTCTATAAATGTCTTTAAcaagtatttttaaaagaatttttgggTTATAATTTTAGGTTTTTATCTAATGTTGGAATCTAATATCTAATAATAGAGTAAAGGAATGCAGAACTGTACTGTTAGCAATGATAATGTTCTTAACGGACTTGAGTCGTAAGTAATCCTTCCTGAATTGGACCAAGTCCAGTCAATCGTGTgctaaatttattaaactttttcattgaaatttctgataagaaaaatatGATATGACTTgttcaaataaatattcttttctttttaataattaagaCACCATAATAATACTTAGACTAAGGAATTTAGCTAAAATATATATACTAGAATCCATTGAATATGGACTCGTTCATTTTAttgtatggaaatttccataaatatttcaatcaatttaaaaagaacATTCAAAGTTTTTGTACAATAAAGCtggattcacatgatgaaaatttgcatgagaaattttactttgtaattctcaatttaattgacaactgttcccaatttcaaatcaaatgcgcgcgcgacaaaaatcagctgtcaaatcAATTGTGCGGTGCGCgtgaagcaaatttgtttgTTTCCTTTGTAAAAATTCACGGAGAGAAAAACACAGAATATTTGGGCAGAGAGTATTCCAAGGATTCCAAGCATTGCCCTCGTGTGTGATATCTTGGTGGAATCTGTGTGCATTTGTACAGAAAGACATCAGGTTTGAAGAAGTGTCAGGATAGGGCCATCAGCAAAACATGGAAGAACCACTCCAACAATAGAAGTGCTGTTTTTCCACGCGAACTCAAGAATTGAAATTGAAGCTTGTGTGCAGCATCACAACCGGAGAGAAGTTGCACCTGAGCCGCAGAACCTCGGGGGGATCTCTCACCAGTTGTAACAAGTAAGAAATTACGATTACTGTTTGTTAACTGCGAAAatttgacagctgatttttgtcgcgcgcgcatttgatttgaaattggaaaatggttgggaattaaattgagaaataaaatcatctttatgaaaaatttctatgcAAAAGTGCGTAAGCCTCAGCCAATCTGAATGCTCTATTTtggtttatgtattttttcttatgcactTTTTCACCATGTGAATGAGGCTTAAGTGTATGAAAACATGCATTCTTAAAGTCGAATCCCTAATTACAAAGTAAAAAgtggtctatattttttttattctttaaatcgatagataaaccaTCTAAAAATCtaccataaaaatttcagaaaccaATTCGAAATATTTCCGAAAATACAGGGACGAAAGCAAAAAGTGCCGAGCAGATTTGCAAACGCTTGAATTGACgggaaagattaaaaaaaaattattgactgAATGAAACGAATAAAGGCTAATTACTTTCAATATTATATTCTTTTCTTGTTGAACTaaaataattgttgaaaatctatttttctgtgttttagagcatgttaaaatcaaaatttcgaccaaaaaaatttttttaaaccctGAAAAAAGTTCTGATTTCAcgattttcttagtttttcttagtttaactatgaaatacactattagaattgtttttttttagattgtatttttcaattaagAATTACAAGCTGTACATTTTCCGCCAAATATGACTTGCTTTGACAAGGTGCTTCACTCATTTGGTCCGCCATTTTGTGatacatttttctaaaaaaaaaaatatttaagcaccttattatgggccaatccatctcaaaacgaccgaaaaaatcgcaaatcgaggggtcatggtcttagatgtttttgaattttacatatgttaaagtacacgataaaataatatacccctatttttttttcgtccgaaaaaaaatcctggccggagatacatggcgtcaaagatggcgcctcgcgcttcattcctcaattgcgatttttagcaaatattttaaaatgctctatttcgggaacgggttgagatttcttcttactcttttttttatttgaaagataattttatactctttaaaacgatatacttgattttgcattatctgctttagtttttttgtaacggtcttttaaaaaatttttgaaaaaatttaaaaattaatttttctcaaaaaccccattctcaaaaattttgatttttttactgttgatcagtaacattgagtactacatttcctgaaaaggcgagcttccacttttgcacttactttttttaaaaaatatttgaaaaattaccatattttcaaaattaaaaataaccagctaaactcaaaattttgagttcaacttttcagggaatatagtactccacaatacttataaacagctaaaaaatcaaaatttttcgaaatcaagtttttgaaaaaaaatttttttttgagttttagataaaaatgtcttttattgacaaaaatcaaactttaagatacatttgacacatgtgtcaatatgtagatttttttattttttcaaaaataatccaaaaaaatttccaaaattttttttttgaaaaactaaaacaaaacaaaaaaaacataattagtacatgtgtttaatatgatttaaaggcttatttttgtcaataaaagacatttttctttaaaactcaaaaataattttttttttcaaaaacttgatttcgtgaaattttgattttttggctgtttataagtattgtggagtactatattccctgaaaacttgaactcaaaattttgagtttaactggttatttttaattttgaaaatatggtaatttttcaaatatttttaaaaaaaaagtaagtgcaaaagtggaagctcgccttttcagggaatgtagtactcaatgttactgatcaacagtaaaaaaatcaaaatttttgagaatggggtttttgagaaaaattaatttttaaattttttcaaaaattttttaaaagaccattacaaaaaaactaaagcagataatgcaaaatcaagtatatcgttttaaagagtataaaattatctttcaaataaaaaaagagtaagaagaaatctcaacccgttcccgaaatagagcattttaaattatttgctaaaaatcgcaattgaggaatgaagcgcgaggcgccatctttgacgccatgtatctccggccaggattttttttcggacgaaaaaaaaaataggggtatattattttatcgtgtactttaacatatgtaaaattcaaaaacatctaagaccatgaagggtacccctatggtcgtcttgagatggattggcccttaTAATAAACATATATGTATAAACATAtagtaaaaatttagaaaagttcgGTTGTCTTATGTCTCCTAAAAAATCGCGGAAAACAGTTAATTTTTGGCCTCCTAATTATGGACACGGTTCTAATCTTccttgtaaggtaaagtgccctcaagtcgaccggttcctcaattcgaccggtagagttatttattcaatttatttatatttgcactaatatttggcgtatgatatAATATGAATAggtaaattatttcataaataaatacgaatcagtgataatttcatataaattgacCATGAAATAGTCAAAAATTGGCCCACCGGTCGACTccaggacactttaccttacatgaaaaaaaaattagtttaacTCCGTAAAAAAGCTATAATAAAGAGCATTAAGGGCTTCAAGAAATCGTAGTCCTTATTATTTATAAAGTTTTGGTTTTGTGTATTTATCATTAATAGGTTATAGATTTctttgtagaattatttatacaattaaaataatttattatttgaggTAGGATTATACTActattgttatttaaaattaaacttatagtgaaaaatttaaataaaacgatTACCAAAGCTATCAATGATATAGCATTCGAGCAAATATACTGGTGATCTTGCAAGATACCTTACTTATACCTCAGAAAATACAAATGTTTCTGGTGAGTGTCATTCAATGGTTTGTCGGTAGATTTCACACACAAAATGAAATGTGGTCAAAAATGTGTGAAGGTTTTGTTTGATTGGTTTGTGTCACCTTTTCAAGAGGATATTTGTCACTCtgatttttagcatatttacCAGTGACTTTTCATCTCCTTTCAAACCCTCGCAAACACAAGAGATATGCTTCTGTTTGTTGTCTACTGAATATGACTCTAGTTGTGaatataattcaatttgttAGAAGCACACTTTTGGGATTATGTGTGGAATTTTCAACCCATTTGCCCTTCAATCTACTAAAATGGTTCCCCaaagtagaaaatatttttcattcttaCCATCAGAAACAACCAACTGCATTTTGTTCCAAAATTGAAGCTTTTTCTATTAGGTCAcatgaaatttttgcaaattgacGAAAATAATGGTAATTATCAAGCAGAGTGCTTTTTTCCTTCTTTGTCTTCTTTATGGAGCGTGTTCAAATGAGAAGTCCTCGAGAGGATTTCTCTCTCTCTGCATGAAAACTCTCACTTTCTCTGTAGCTTTTACCTGAGTCTCTCCTATGCAGTGAAAGTCTCAAATTTTCAGTACTGAGAGAGCTTTCATTGTGACATCACGCGTTTCTccccaaaaagtcaaaaaccGTGGATAATGCTTTGTGTGTATTTCTTATATCTTTAAAATCCCCTCAATATCTCTCAGGTGcttgttttttattttcatcCTCTTATGCGaaatactaattaaaattttcgcATGACTGTTCAAATactccaaaaaaatattctaataaaattctacaaaagttagtgataagcctaaaatACGTTATTGTAGATGAAATTCTTTATGTGAACCATCTATACATACCTGCAGATTTGATTTTGTGTTAAATTGAGGGTGTAATACAGAAATTTTTACTCAAGTTTGTGATTAAATTcgatttttgcatttaaaccaaaatatttaatattttgaatggACTTCCTAAAATGGATATActgacaaaaatataaaaataatacacattgtgaaaattgattgaaatattCTAGGTGAATTCCCAGAAATAAAACGATAATAATTATTGTaatattcaacaaaaaaaatatttcaagcgATAAATCattgtaaaattcaattttcgcgtcaaaaatgagctttttgCGACGAGGGAAtattactacgataatcgtttTACTCGTAATATacacgataatcgtagtaaa encodes the following:
- the LOC129807590 gene encoding Krueppel-like factor 2; protein product: MKSTRELSPPQTYSRLFRPWDGDKSTSLKGKEQDKLKRLCDVGVKSENVVQSVNGHKDPSTVQVDPTLEYQQLHGYANCQQFLDYQDCYGMVPIFDPLTRCMMEQEYARVIAEDAQTKILNLRRQRPKKFKCPHCDVAFSNNGQLKGHIRIHTGERPFKCDDSNCGKTFTRNEELTRHKRIHTGLRPFACTVCGKKFGRRDHLKKHTKIHFAPERLFPSTVFLPYTFLPTY